One stretch of Paroedura picta isolate Pp20150507F chromosome 13, Ppicta_v3.0, whole genome shotgun sequence DNA includes these proteins:
- the LOC143822540 gene encoding phosphatidylethanolamine-binding protein 1-like yields the protein MAADLSAWGGPLSLTEVDEKPAKPLRVRYGGLEIDELGKVFTPTQVKNRPTSIEWEDCSAEKLYTLVLTDPDAPSRNNPKFREWHHFLVTNMKGNDINSGHVLSDYVGSGPPKGTGLHRYVWLVYEQPQQLNCSEPILSNRSGDKRGNFQVAAFRKKYKLGGPVAGTCYQAEWDDYVPKLYEQLSGK from the exons ATGGCGGCGGACCTGAGCGCATGGGGCGGCCCGCTGAGCCTCACGGAGGTGGACGAGAAGCCGGCCAAGCCCCTGCGGGTTCGCTACGGGGGCCTGGAGATCGACGAGCTGGGCAAAGTCTTCACTCCCACCCAG GTGAAAAATCGACCAACGTCCATTGAGTGGGAGGACTGCAGCGCGGAGAAACTGTATACTTTGGTTCTCACTGACCCTGATGCCCCAAGCAGGAACAACCCCAAATTCAG AGAGTGGCACCATTTCCTGGTGACCAACATGAAGGGCAACGACATCAACAGCGGGCATGTCCTGTCCGACTACGTTGGCTCTGGGCCTCCCAAAGGAACAG GGCTGCATCGCTATGTCTGGCTGGTCTACGAGCAGCCACAGCAGCTGAACTGCTCCGAACCCATCCTCAGCAACCGGTCCGGGGATAAGCGCGGCAACTTCCAAGTGGCGGCCTTCCGCAAGAAGTACAAGCTGGGTGGCCCCGTGGCCGGCACGTGCTACCAGGCCGAATGGGACGACTACGTGCCAAAACTCTACGAGCAGCTCTCTGGGAAGTAG